ATTAAAAATTGGCATATTCACCAACTAGATGTAAATAATGCCTTTTTACATGGTGACTTacatgaagaagtttatatggaaTTGCCAACTAGATTGGCTATCAAAGGAGAACACAAAGTTTGTAAACTTCTCAAAAGcctttatggtttaaaacaggCCTCTAGACAATGGTTTGCAAAACTGTGTACTGCTCTACTTGGTTATGGTTTCACTCGAGGAAATTCAGATAAATCTTTGttcattaagaaatctaaatCCTCTTTTATAGCACTCCTAGTATATGTCGATGATGTTTTACTAGCTAGTGACAGTTTACTAGAGATTGACTTGCTCAAAAATTTCTTACATGACAAGTTCACAATTAAAGATTTGGGGGAACTCAAATATTTTCTTGGCTTAGAAGTAGCAAGGTCTAAAAAGGGCGTATCACTCTATCAAAGAAAGTATGCCTTAGATATACTTCAAGACACTAGAATTCTTGGTGCTAAACCTGCTACCTTCCCAATGGATTCGAATCTTAAACTTACAGCAACAGATTCTGATCTCTATGAAGATCCTTCAGCCTATAGAAGGATGATTGGAAGATTATTGTACCTAACAATCACTAGACCCGATCTTGTATATTCAGTTCAAGTTATAAGTCAATTCCTTGCCAAACTAGTTGTTAGTCATTACCAAGAAGCTATTAGACTTCTCAGATATCTAAAGGCTACACCTGGGCAACGTCTATTCTTCTCCTCTTCATCGAAATTGCAGCAAAAGGTCTTCTCAAACAGTGACTGGGCAGGGTGTGTTGATACTAGAAGGAGTGTAACAGGTTTTACCATTTTCCTAAGCAACTCATTGATCTCATGGAAAAGTAAAAAGCAGGCTACCATTAGTAGATCTTTTGCAGAAGCAGAATATAGAGCCCTTGCTACAACAACATGTGAGATCCAGTGGTTCTTTTTCGTCTTGCAAGACTTAAATATCAACCACCAATAGCCAACACTACTTTATACTGACAGTAAATCGGCATTATCTATTGCTACCAACCCAAATCAGCATAAGAGGAAAAAGCATATACAAATTGACTGCCATCTTGTTAGAGAAAAGCTGCAGCAAAACATTATTAAAATTTTCCATATTCCTTTAAGATTGCAACTAGCAAATATATTCACAAAGCCTTTAAGCTTCCTTCCTTTTCATCACACTCTTCGCAATATGAACATCCTTAATATACTTGTTCATCTTGAGGGGGGGTGGTTGGAGTATAGCCTCACAGATTGAGAAAATGGAATTAAATTCTAAAGAAGTATGTGTCAAAGTAggaaaacatgaagaaaattagttattctttttgttattgtattttaGCTCTATAAATACTTCTTTGTACCTAATTAACTTATTAAGTAAAATTTTCATTCTTCCTCTCAGTTTCAGTTTCTCTTTTTTGTTCATCAGAAACTTGACAAAAAGCAAAGTGATGGCTCGGGACGAGGCCGAATATGCCAGATACACACCAGAATGAAGTGTTCTCTTCACTCAACTCTTCAACTCTTTTCTTGATGTAAATTTGTTGCTTCCAAGTAAGTGTTTGTAGTGAACCCCCACCCCCTACCTCACTTGTTTTTGTGTAGTAATAATGGCAAGTTTTCGTAGATCATCGTTGGCCACTTTGATTCATGGATGATTTGGGGGGAGGGGAAACTAGAAATATGACAAGTTAACAAGTTTGTGCCATGTGTGTAGGCTCAAGCATGGAGAGGAGAAAATACAAGCATGGAAAATCATGAAAAGAGGAAACTAGCTAGAAATGGAAATGACAAGAATCAAGGTACTCCAAATCTTCATTTTCAGTTTCTAACCAGTTTGTGGAAGAACTATTTGATTTAACGCGCCATTGTTTCTTAtgccaaaaaaaatattaacctaCTCTATTCATAAATACatcatctttttttttcttcaatttttttgctAAAAGCTGATTAATTTATTCTTTACTATTCTCCATATCAGTGCAACCTAAGCTGACAGTGACACCATATAGTTCAATAATTCATGGCCTTACAAACATTAAAAACAATAGCCCAATTTTGAAAGAATGGATGGTTTATTCCTTTATTTTTGTTCCCCATGAAAACATAAAGGGCGTCGAGTATGGACTGTTATAATGAGCCCAAAAAGGGTTAAATCACAAAAGAGGCAAGAATGGAAAAGTCATCACTGAATTTCTTAGGCTTATAAAAAGTCATTACTTTAAAGTTTCTTATGTGCAAGATATGATTATTATGATACATACGTTAATTTGTgcattatgttatatatatatatgggagagatatcaacaaacaaccatagctgtaacaccccaacctgggtctgtcagggagcactgcgtctctcctcctccacttggaccagacaatagggggagGGCCTTATCGGATTAATGATTGGCCctacagaccaacacatgtccttttcagtgtgttttttcctcactcacacacttcttgagaaaatttCCCAGAAGGTTACCCACCCCAAGATTATtccaagccaaacacgcttaaccatggattcttatgggaaggctcccgaaaagaaaggtgcaccttattgatatgggtagtaacatataattcttttaagcctttcttccacgaggTATCATATTCTCCCTTACTTACAaaatgcaacgtcctcgttgcgaacccacatttccaaactcaggcgatgtgaatctcatcacacttccggctaggtAATGGCTCTGATACtattttgtaacaccccaacctggatCTACCAGCGAACACTGCGTatttcctcctccacctggaccagacaatggGGGACGGgacttattggactaatgactggccccacagaccaacatgtgtcattttcagtgtgttttgtcctcactcacacacttcttgagaaaacttctcagaaggtcacccacccaagcacgcttaactgtggagttcttatgggaaggctcctgaaaggaaaggtgcaccttgttgatatgggtaataactctaatccttttaagcctttcttccaagGGGTATCACATTAACTATAGCGCACCGACCCTCTAAGTGAGCCcagagtgccactaaacatacataacatacatatctctgataccatacatatacaacccgcccaaacaagggaaaaatgGGTGTTCCATATAGATCTGTATaatcatacacagcgaaaaaacatacatcatctaatatttactagagtttctaactatttcccatatacatccatacataactgaaaacataatctgctatGTATTACAATCCCTAAAAAATACAGACACTGTCTAatatctcaccagctctgacaaggACTGTCTACTATTCAAACTCAGCCTAACAGGATGCTAGGCTCCATCCCTTGAAGGActtgaaacaacatttgtatgataggatgagacacctctcagtaaggcgaattatattatcatcagtaTGTGGCTAGCATGAtatttcgtgtgtacatatactactaacatttaaatacatttaaatggcattttaaaatttgtattgcTCTGTAAATCTAAAAATACATACTGTTGGCTTAATATAGCCCTTTCtgtagtaaatatgcccatataagCCTAAAAGATACAACTTAGTCTGTAGAACTAGCATCGTCATGCGCGTTCACATACTTTACTCTaacatgcttcctcccatgacgggttgtgtggcccgaaggcgggacttagcatATAGCCGAccgactatagctaagtcaatCTTTGTAgaagtacgatggtgcctactctcTCTATGCCCGAAGGCTGCCTGAAGGCTGAGTCATCCAAAATTACTACACCGGATGGAGCCTCAAAATTACTGcatcggggagtactttacccaggtcaCCAATAACCTTTCCATATCCACACTCTAACTAAGACATGTGGTTGCACATCTCTCCACATTATAGCCCCAGTACTGTGCTCATATCACATCTCTAATATACACAGGGCTCTAAAagcatatatgacaatttacatcataataaaactgaaacataattcatttcataaaactatatacaACATAATTTGTACGTATCTCTGTAAAATATATATGTCAGATACTGCCTCGGTAAAAACTAATGTATCATAAACTCAGCATTTAGCCGTCATATCTCATCtctcggcatatagccatcatatctcatttCTTGGCATGTGGCcattacatttcagtattacacaaaacctgttcGTTTAATggcaattaaaaactatactcatgccacacaattttcatctggtaatttataaataaatcatctgcttgagaaagtaaatactgctgctaaaagtggggtatgaatatctctagGTTGTTagtttactaaatatagatatataactaaTTATAGGAAAAATGGAGACAATCAACCCTACTGTCTTTGGTTGGTTTAAAAAACTGGCCTATGGTTTGAAATAATAATTTCCCAACCGGTGAAAACATTCAGAAAGTCTAATATTATACTTTAAAAACATCATATTTAAGTTTACacagttggttttgaaaataaattcaattaaccgaaccctaggcccaGAAACCTTAAAAAAGTCGTAACTGTTTatcaaaaaaaatcattttaacatttcattccgttagaactcataaacatagctgacataatataatccccttacctatatTCTGAAAAACGACCCGAGACACTCAAAAATTGAACCCTAGATTTTTTCCAagatcaagaatccactccgctagagttatagatattcgctccctgatcctcatggtaactttcgatcgtcgaaACGGGCAACGATAAGCGAAatattggagagagagagagagagagagagagagagagagagagagagagagagtgggagaaagataaagagagatagagagagagagagagagagagagagagagagagagagagagagagagagagagagatttccatttcttaatgaagaagcaattgaaaatctatttatagacccttgacctggtcagcttcgtcgacaaaatgacaccttcatcgacaaactacAGAAGGCCATTCTTCGATGAAagaagggcttcgtcgacaaaccctaagCTTAATATTTTCTGTCATTCTAGATCTCCTCATCGACAATGCTCTGAACTTTGGCAACGAACTACAtaagggccttcgttgacgagaacatggacttcgtcgatgaagcctgctaaaatccttttttttttcttttcttattttcctggttcgagtctctacaatctcccctctttataaaaatttcgtcctagaaatttgctaactattttctatcacatcatctaaaccatcactgccttgactctagaaagagtcagtagccacccacatagcagccctgtCCAAAATTTATtatctgccctcacttatggcgaaggaatatcgtggttacacataatatctcaggagattacaatatccaaacacaactctcccaaagaccaaatATACTCTAAACAATAAACAAACTTACTCTAAATATAATGCGTACATACCATTTACTTACCGTTCTTTCTACCTGTATAGCTCTAAGCGTCTCTGAATAACTGGGGGTACTTCTGACGTATCCCTGACTCTAAACCCCACGAAACTTCCTCCACCGTGTTATTATGCCACAGTAccttttttagtggaatcctcttcaTACGTAATTCCTGCTCTCTATAGTCTAGGATCTgaactagtatctcctcatatgctaatgtgTCATCAAGCTCCAAcgactcgtaactgatcacatgcgaaggatatGGAACATATATCctaagcatggacacgtggagcacgtcgtgaatcctagacaatgcgGGAGGTAAAGCTATCCTGTACACCACCAAACCGAATCTCTCTAGAATTTCGAATGGTTCAACGtacctaaggctcaacttgcccttcctaccaaacctcatcactcctttcatcaaaGCAATCCTAAAAAAATATAGCATCACCTACCTTGAACTCTAGCTCCCGTCGACGTGTATCTACGtagctcttctgccaactctgagctgctttaattcgtTCCCTGATGAGCTTGACCTTCTCTGAGGTCTACTAGACCAACTCTAGCCCTAAAATCTGTCACTCACTAACCTCATTCGAGTACAACAGAGATcggcacctccaaccatacagtGCCTCTTATGGTGCTATCCTAATACTGGcctggtaactattattgtaggcaaactcaaccaatggtaGATATCTAATCCAACTGCCTCCGAAATCCAATACACGCGGTCTTAGCATATTTTTCTAGAATTTGGATGGTCCTCTCTGACTAACCATTGGTTTGTGGGTGAAACGCAGTACTGAACATAAGTTAAGATCCCAACGCTTCCTAAAAAGTCTTCTAAAATCAGGAAGTATACCGTGGATCTCTATCTGAGACAATCGACACTGGCACCCtatgcaatctaactatctcctgaacataaagcTCTACcaacttatccatggaataactaacTTTAACCAGGATGAAATGGGCAATCTTCGTTAATCCGTCAACCactacccaaatcgcattctatcCGTGAAGTGCCAATGACAATCTCGTGATAAAATTCATGGAAATgagctcccacttccatttaggaatgatAAGTGGTTGCAACAATCccgttggcctctggtgctcggccTTCACCTACTAGCATGCCAGCCACTGCTCTACGAAACAGAcgatctcttttttcatgttagaccaccagaaagattcccgcagatccttgtacatcttaGTACTCCCTGGATGTGTTGTGTAAAGTGAATGATGTGCCTCCTATAGAATGATCCGCTTAAAATCGACATCATTCAATATGCAGATCCTTGTATAgaatctcaacaccccatcatATGAGATGTTGAAATCTGGTTTCAACCCATTTTGCACTCCTTCTACAAACCTCTACCAACTATGTATCTTTCGTCTGAGCTGTCCTGATCTTTTTCCGTAAGGTCGGTTGCAcaaccaagctagcaatgaatgcttggtgatttccttccactaactccacacccaaaCTTTCCAGGTCCACAATAATCTGAAATTGAACTTCCACTGCTAAAACTGACATATCtattgacttccgactcagagtaTCAACTACCGCATTAGTTTTTCCGGAGTGGTAACTAATGATACGGtagtaatcctttatcaactccaaccatcttctctgcctcatgttcagctccttctaggtgaaaaagtacttaagacttttatgatcgataaaaatctcgcacctttcaccgtacaagtagcacctccaaatctttaatgcatacactaccactgctaattccatatcatgtgttgggtagttcttctcatactcattgagttgatgagaagcataagcaattatcTTTCCCAGTTGCATTAGAACATacccaagacccttcttagaggcgtcactgtagataacaaatccaccatcccttgACGGAATGGTTAGAACTAGTGTGACAACCctaataataatgggatttaaataataaagagcaagggaaatggaaacagtcacagaaggaggaagtcgacaacactgcactttggaaggaataaccgagagaAGTTgtgagggcctcatcgacgaacacaggggattcatcaatgagagtataagaggacctcgtcgacgaaggcaagattcgtcgacgaggaaataccaagagaggttttgagtagtctgaatttcgtcgacgaggagtggatttcgtcaatgaggagtgggtttcatcgacttgtcaacgagatgacatggttcgtcgacgaatctagtcctataaatatcaaaaattcgaattaaatatcaaaattaaggaaaaacttcacactctctctctccctacgatttctctcttttctctcttcgattccggctccgtCACTCACAGGATCGACGAtatgaagccaccatgacgctcctggacaagttctctgcatatcttcCAGAGCGGATCtttggtggaactccgttgaaaatcatccctgagttgaggtaagactttttaagccaaatttggtcttgcagtagttataggaaatgatatacaagtgaaaatattgaattttaatactgaaagttttcattttcagggtattgatcaagaaatcgtacgggtgttagactaggatattttaggggctttctcaatagccaggtaagggaataaactaaagcagttatttttcacgcaaattacaattatttattagcaaattgattttctaaaaaatatgtacgatatttgaatattatggaataaatgcatatttgggaaaatactgctcttatacagaaattatgattttagaatgaaatgtgtGATTTACCCATcttcgtgtggcatgaatgttatttttcatgaaaagtattatgatatggaagattttatgaataaagcatgttttcaggtattacgAAATGATATAGTaagttatgatgattttgacaaatacatgataattgatttaaatatgaaatgaTTCTGACACGAGGCTGTGTATTTAggaaatgtttggcacaaggccgtatttatgaaatgttcggcgtgagatcgtatttatgaaatgatttcggcgtgaggccatatttatgaaattatgaaagatgctataatatcatgtattatatgttattagaacccagatgttagtttagttcagtttcaggagcttggtaccatagctatatagatcaaatatctatgttcagacttgtgctaaccaccccatgagggggtgggagatggataatcgatgtggctttcagtgtaaagttgtagacgtccacctggcagttcggacctgtgtggcgggcccatcgtacttacagacatttttgactcggcaatggtcggctagccactgttgggtcccgcctttgggctgcacaacccgtcatgggaggtaatacatgacatcagctagctattgatcctgggtatgttttcagtattatcagttataacagatgttttatgaacgatatgatttattagcaaatatgaaagtatatgatgattcagtatagtatgatgaatgtttacagagatatgaaatgtactatatatgtataatcgcattaaatgttcatgttgccacacagttgtatttagtttattttcccttactaagaagtgtctcacccctgaacctaattaatttttcaaaagaccctgagagaccggcaggGCGTGGCCACCATTGAGCatattgagttaccccactaggagggtaagattttgatctaggatcaggagatttttgttatatgatcctagggttattttgagttctggaggttgtatataaatacagtattttgatgatgtagtaaactctagtattatgtaattaatggcttgatggatgtaatttatttttactgctgctaaGGTTTCCGCTGTTCATGTCAGGCTATCCTCGTtgcccacgggttcgggttgatgttattattatttatgtttattatgtgataagttaagcaggacgttacagtttggtatcagagcctaggatactaggttctgtagactctagaatgcagcagtaataataccagagtataggataagggaatttgaggtatggttttgtagtctagatgcaagacttctgtggtggtttgtgtgattttcctagggtgacgatttcaggaaagtcattgtaaactatcatcgggttgggtatctaggttgcaggattgaaccttgaattaagatcaggagtggcgaattaattaggagaatatattatatgagttcgATAATATGTATGGAGaagggggttctgagttaagttatttgcttttcaggatggaccctggtggcagtagtgcccacgctactaggagtgagggtgctggaccctcaggcgctacaggtagtgattcagatgttgTTTTATgcagcgtggcacaacaagttatggaaaaaattgccaggagtttaagggaacagggtggtccatcggtaAGCTACGGTAGCTCGATAGcgaagttcattaagatgaatcctccagctttcttagGGGGAACAGATCCTGCATTCGCAGAAAAGTGGgtgtaggagatcgagaagatacTTGCAGTGCTGTAGTGTTTTGAGGaacagagggtactatttgccacatataaactgactggagaggccgagagatggtggtcagcggtGAGATTATTAAAGCAGCAGATGattgtacctgtggagatgatgtgggagaagtttaaagaaatattcttcaacAGGTATTTTCCAACCTCATCTAGGGAggttaagattgaggagttcctgaatctgaagcagggacagttgtcagtgcagcagtacgctgtaagattcatcgagctatctcgcttcaccccgtacatcattccagatgaggtgaaaaaggtacgAAAGTTTGAAataggcctgaggagagaaatatacaagcaggtatcgatactgAAATTGCAGGACTTCGCAtagctggttgaccgagccacaaTAGCAGAGATTGGGGAGT
This window of the Malania oleifera isolate guangnan ecotype guangnan chromosome 6, ASM2987363v1, whole genome shotgun sequence genome carries:
- the LOC131157796 gene encoding uncharacterized mitochondrial protein AtMg00810-like produces the protein MELPTRLAIKGEHKVCKLLKSLYGLKQASRQWFAKLCTALLGYGFTRGNSDKSLFIKKSKSSFIALLVYVDDVLLASDSLLEIDLLKNFLHDKFTIKDLGELKYFLGLEVARSKKGVSLYQRKYALDILQDTRILGAKPATFPMDSNLKLTATDSDLYEDPSAYRRMIGRLLYLTITRPDLVYSVQVISQFLAKLVVSHYQEAIRLLRYLKATPGQRLFFSSSSKLQQKVFSNSDWAGCVDTRRSVTGFTIFLSNSLISWKSKKQATISRSFAEAEYRALATTTCEIQWFFFVLQDLNINHQ